A portion of the Chromobacterium sp. IIBBL 290-4 genome contains these proteins:
- the ileS gene encoding isoleucine--tRNA ligase, whose translation MSIDYRKTVNLLDTPFAMRGDLAKREPAWVKSWQEEKRYEKLRKLSAGRPKFILHDGPPYANNDIHLGHAVNKVLKDIIVRSKTLAGFDAPYVPGWDCHGLPIELMVEKLHGKDIPAAKFRELCREYAKEQVARQKKGFIRLGVLGDWDNPYLTMDFKTEADIVRTLGKIHENGYLTKGEKPVHWCIECGSSLAEAEVEYEDKVSPAIDVGFKVIDADKASAAFGADANGAMAVIWTTTPWTLPANQAVAAGANLDYQLVDTPKGKLILGKDLVESAMKRYGVEDFRVLGEAKGEALELIQLQHPFYSRQVPVILGDHVTTDAGTGLVHTAPAHGLEDFQAGLQYKLPIANPVADDGRYKSTTEIFAGMLVWDANPRVIETLEAHGALVHKAKLEHSYPHCWRHKTPIIFRATPQWFISMDRQANGGETLREISQRAVDATEFFPAWGRARLDAMIKNSPDWCVSRQRNWGVPMTFFIHKESGELHPRSAQLLEEVALRIEQQGIEAWFSLDAKELLGDEAEQYRKLTDTLDVWFDSGATHFAVLKQRPELAWPADLYLEGSDQHRGWFQSSLKTGCATIGRAPYKQLLTHGFTVDDKGYKMSKSKGNGIDPEEICGTLGADILRLWVASADYSGDMSLSQEILKRTTESYRRLRNTIRFLLANLSDFDPIEHAVPVAKMVEMDQYALLRARQVQEKVVGELYSRYAFHHVVQEVVGYCSEDLGAFYLDVIKDRLYTTKADSHARRSAQTALYHITRSLLLMVAPILCFTADEAWNVLVDSEEESTLYHIWHEFPAQAAEREDALAIKWQAIRELRAAANKQIEELRSADKLGSSLQAELEIAAPAELARALLSLGDELKFVLIVSKVAVSEAAELAIRVTPSTHEKCDRCWHYRTDVGSHAGHGAVCGRCVDNLDGQGEQRLHA comes from the coding sequence ATGAGCATCGATTATCGTAAAACCGTAAACCTGCTGGATACACCCTTCGCCATGCGCGGGGATCTGGCCAAACGCGAACCGGCCTGGGTCAAGAGCTGGCAAGAAGAGAAGCGCTACGAAAAGCTGCGCAAATTGTCGGCCGGCCGTCCCAAGTTCATCCTGCATGACGGCCCGCCGTACGCCAATAACGACATTCACCTTGGCCATGCGGTCAACAAGGTGTTGAAGGACATCATCGTCCGCTCCAAGACGCTGGCCGGCTTCGACGCGCCTTACGTGCCGGGCTGGGACTGCCACGGCCTGCCGATCGAGCTGATGGTGGAAAAGCTGCATGGCAAGGACATCCCGGCGGCCAAGTTCCGCGAGCTGTGCCGCGAATACGCCAAGGAGCAGGTGGCGCGCCAGAAGAAGGGCTTCATCCGCCTGGGCGTGCTGGGCGATTGGGACAATCCCTATCTGACCATGGACTTCAAGACCGAGGCCGACATCGTCCGCACCCTCGGCAAGATCCATGAAAACGGCTATCTGACCAAGGGCGAGAAGCCGGTGCACTGGTGCATCGAGTGCGGCTCGTCGCTGGCCGAAGCCGAAGTGGAATACGAAGACAAGGTGTCGCCGGCGATCGACGTCGGCTTCAAGGTGATCGACGCCGACAAGGCCAGCGCCGCCTTCGGCGCCGACGCGAATGGCGCGATGGCGGTGATCTGGACCACCACGCCGTGGACGCTGCCGGCCAACCAGGCGGTCGCCGCCGGCGCCAACCTGGATTACCAGTTGGTCGATACCCCCAAGGGCAAGCTGATCCTCGGCAAGGACCTGGTCGAGTCGGCGATGAAGCGCTACGGCGTGGAAGACTTCCGCGTGCTGGGCGAAGCCAAGGGCGAGGCGCTGGAGCTGATCCAGCTGCAACACCCGTTCTACAGCCGCCAAGTGCCGGTGATCCTGGGCGACCACGTCACCACCGACGCGGGCACCGGCCTGGTGCACACCGCGCCGGCTCACGGTCTGGAAGACTTCCAGGCCGGCCTGCAGTACAAGCTGCCGATCGCCAATCCGGTGGCCGATGACGGCCGCTACAAGAGCACGACCGAGATTTTCGCCGGCATGCTGGTATGGGACGCCAATCCGCGCGTGATCGAAACGCTGGAAGCACACGGCGCGCTGGTGCACAAGGCCAAGCTGGAGCACAGCTACCCGCACTGCTGGCGCCATAAAACGCCCATCATCTTCCGCGCCACGCCGCAATGGTTCATCAGCATGGACCGCCAGGCCAATGGCGGCGAGACGCTGCGCGAAATCAGCCAGCGCGCGGTGGACGCCACCGAGTTCTTCCCCGCCTGGGGCCGCGCCCGCCTGGACGCGATGATCAAGAACAGCCCCGACTGGTGCGTATCGCGCCAGCGCAACTGGGGCGTGCCGATGACCTTCTTCATCCACAAGGAGTCGGGCGAGCTGCATCCGCGCTCGGCGCAATTGCTGGAGGAAGTGGCGCTGCGCATCGAGCAGCAGGGCATCGAAGCCTGGTTCAGCCTGGACGCCAAGGAGCTGCTGGGCGACGAGGCCGAGCAATACCGCAAGCTGACCGACACGCTGGACGTATGGTTCGATTCCGGCGCCACCCACTTCGCGGTGCTGAAGCAGCGCCCGGAGCTGGCCTGGCCGGCTGATCTGTACCTGGAAGGCTCGGACCAGCACCGCGGCTGGTTCCAGTCGTCCTTGAAGACCGGCTGCGCCACCATCGGCCGCGCGCCGTACAAGCAATTGTTGACCCACGGCTTCACCGTGGACGACAAGGGCTACAAGATGTCCAAGTCCAAGGGCAACGGCATCGATCCGGAAGAAATATGCGGCACGCTGGGCGCGGACATCCTGCGCTTGTGGGTGGCCAGCGCCGACTACTCCGGCGACATGTCGCTGTCGCAGGAAATCCTGAAGCGCACTACCGAGAGCTACCGCCGCCTGCGCAACACCATCCGTTTCCTGCTGGCCAATCTGTCGGACTTTGATCCGATCGAACACGCCGTGCCGGTGGCCAAGATGGTGGAGATGGACCAATACGCGCTGCTGCGCGCGCGCCAGGTGCAAGAGAAGGTCGTGGGCGAGCTTTACTCCCGCTACGCCTTCCACCATGTGGTGCAGGAAGTGGTCGGCTATTGTTCCGAGGACTTGGGCGCCTTCTATCTGGACGTGATCAAGGACCGCCTGTACACCACCAAGGCCGACAGCCACGCTCGCCGCAGCGCCCAGACCGCGCTCTATCACATCACCCGCAGCCTGTTGCTGATGGTGGCGCCTATCCTGTGCTTCACCGCCGACGAGGCCTGGAATGTGCTGGTGGATAGCGAAGAAGAGTCGACGCTGTATCACATCTGGCACGAATTCCCGGCGCAGGCCGCCGAGCGCGAGGATGCGCTGGCGATCAAGTGGCAAGCCATCCGCGAGCTGCGGGCCGCCGCCAACAAGCAGATCGAAGAGCTGCGCAGCGCCGACAAGCTGGGCTCCTCGCTGCAGGCTGAACTGGAGATCGCGGCCCCGGCCGAACTGGCCCGCGCTTTGCTGAGCCTGGGCGACGAGCTCAAGTTCGTGCTGATCGTGTCCAAGGTGGCGGTGAGCGAAGCGGCTGAACTGGCTATCCGCGTGACGCCGTCGACGCATGAGAAGTGCGATCGCTGCTGGCATTACCGCACCGACGTCGGCAGCCATGCCGGCCATGGCGCGGTGTGCGGCCGCTGCGTGGACAACCTTGACGGCCAGGGCGAGCAGCGCCTGCATGCCTGA
- the lspA gene encoding signal peptidase II, giving the protein MDSAMTMPGAGRWMKWFVLAALVVVLDQVSKLYFNGNFQYAEVRSVIEGFFSFTLIYNSGAAFSFLHDAGGWQKYLFTLLAFAVSGWLGWNIVKGRFSGLMNLAAAFIIGGALGNVIDRLAYGHVIDFIMVHYYNQWYYPAFNLADSFICVGAALMVLDSLKKPTP; this is encoded by the coding sequence ATGGATTCTGCAATGACGATGCCGGGCGCAGGGCGCTGGATGAAATGGTTTGTGCTGGCGGCCCTGGTGGTGGTGCTGGACCAGGTCAGCAAGCTGTATTTCAACGGCAATTTCCAGTATGCGGAAGTGCGTTCGGTGATAGAGGGCTTTTTCAGCTTCACCTTGATTTACAATTCCGGCGCAGCCTTCAGTTTTCTGCACGATGCGGGCGGTTGGCAAAAGTATTTATTCACCTTGCTGGCCTTTGCCGTGTCGGGCTGGCTGGGCTGGAACATCGTCAAGGGGCGCTTTAGCGGCCTGATGAATCTGGCCGCCGCCTTCATCATCGGCGGCGCGCTGGGCAATGTGATAGACCGTTTGGCCTATGGCCATGTGATCGACTTCATCATGGTGCACTACTACAACCAGTGGTACTACCCGGCTTTTAATCTTGCGGATTCCTTCATCTGCGTCGGCGCGGCGCTGATGGTGCTGGACAGCCTGAAAAAGCCGACGCCTTGA
- the ispH gene encoding 4-hydroxy-3-methylbut-2-enyl diphosphate reductase, producing the protein MTKTIMLANPRGFCAGVDRAIAIVERAIELYGAPIYVRHEVVHNRFVVEDLRNKGAVFIEELKDVPAGSTLVYSAHGVPLSVRAEAEALGLNVFDATCPLVTKVHVEVKRMNKAGMEIVMIGHAGHPEVEGTMGQVGSGMYLVQTVDDVATLEVRHPEQLSYVSQTTLSVDETRDIIAALKERFPAIHSPKKDDICYATQNRQDAVKQLAEQCDIVVVVGSPNSSNSNRLREVAALKGVDAYMVDQAELLEPDWFVGKTRVGVTAGASAPEVLVQAVIDRIKAFDVSHVTELPGVEENTVFALPPALRS; encoded by the coding sequence ATGACGAAGACCATCATGCTTGCCAACCCGCGCGGCTTCTGCGCCGGCGTGGATAGGGCCATCGCCATCGTCGAGCGCGCCATCGAGCTATACGGCGCGCCCATCTATGTCCGCCATGAAGTGGTGCACAACCGCTTTGTGGTGGAAGACCTGCGCAATAAGGGCGCGGTGTTCATCGAAGAGCTGAAGGACGTGCCGGCCGGCAGCACGCTGGTCTATTCCGCCCATGGCGTGCCCTTGTCGGTGCGCGCCGAGGCGGAGGCGTTGGGATTGAACGTGTTCGACGCCACCTGTCCGCTGGTCACCAAGGTGCATGTCGAGGTGAAGCGGATGAACAAGGCCGGCATGGAAATCGTCATGATCGGCCATGCGGGCCATCCCGAGGTGGAAGGCACCATGGGGCAGGTCGGTTCCGGCATGTATCTGGTGCAGACCGTGGACGACGTGGCGACGCTGGAGGTGAGGCATCCGGAACAGCTGTCCTATGTCAGCCAAACGACTTTGTCGGTTGATGAGACGCGCGACATCATCGCCGCGCTCAAGGAGCGCTTTCCGGCCATTCATAGCCCCAAGAAAGACGATATCTGCTACGCCACGCAGAACCGCCAGGATGCGGTGAAGCAGTTGGCTGAGCAGTGCGATATCGTGGTGGTGGTCGGCTCGCCCAATAGCTCGAACTCCAACCGCCTGCGCGAAGTGGCGGCGTTGAAGGGCGTGGACGCCTATATGGTGGACCAGGCCGAATTATTGGAACCGGACTGGTTCGTCGGCAAGACCCGTGTCGGGGTGACGGCCGGCGCCAGCGCGCCGGAGGTGCTGGTGCAGGCGGTGATCGATCGCATCAAGGCATTCGATGTCAGCCATGTGACGGAATTGCCCGGCGTGGAAGAGAATACGGTCTTCGCTTTGCCGCCGGCGCTGCGCTCCTGA
- the xseA gene encoding exodeoxyribonuclease VII large subunit, which yields MDFLDRNRDVISVSSLNRMARDLLEAGIPPVWIGGEISNLTLAASGHGYFSLKDGGAQVRCVMFRHKLSLLPFRLREGMQVELRGQVTLYEARGDFQINVADMRAAGLGRLFEAFEKLKAKLQAEGLFDTARKRELPSHPAAIGIVTSPAAAALRDVVSTLRRRMPGIPLILYPAQVQGEGSAQQIANAIRLAGERREVEVLIVCRGGGSIEDLWSFNEEVVARAVADSPIPTVSGVGHETDFTICDFVADRRAPTPTAAAELVSPNREHLAMQLEQAKRTLERALGRLLTDKSQRLDFLSRRLTHPGAKLQAQREKLQALESRLRQRVYAAFEQGRWRLQLANTKLSRHLPDTAAHAQMLQAQQSRLERARDRLLERRGQQLAQLAATLTALNPEAVLARGYAIVQKQNGQAVKNPAELLNHEKVTLRLAQGDAVARIEHPSGAQPELPF from the coding sequence ATGGATTTCCTTGATCGCAATCGAGATGTCATCAGCGTCTCTTCGCTCAATCGCATGGCCCGCGACCTGCTGGAAGCCGGCATTCCGCCGGTTTGGATAGGCGGCGAAATCTCCAACCTGACGCTGGCCGCCTCCGGCCACGGCTACTTCTCGCTGAAGGATGGCGGCGCCCAGGTGCGCTGCGTGATGTTCCGCCACAAGCTGTCCTTGCTGCCGTTCCGCCTGCGCGAGGGCATGCAGGTGGAGCTGCGCGGCCAGGTCACCTTGTACGAGGCACGCGGCGATTTTCAGATCAATGTCGCCGATATGCGCGCCGCCGGCCTGGGACGCCTGTTCGAAGCATTCGAGAAGCTGAAAGCCAAGCTGCAGGCGGAAGGTTTGTTCGACACCGCGCGCAAGCGCGAGCTGCCCAGCCACCCCGCCGCCATCGGCATCGTCACCTCGCCGGCCGCCGCCGCGCTGCGCGATGTGGTCAGCACCTTGCGCCGCCGCATGCCCGGCATCCCGCTGATACTCTATCCCGCCCAGGTCCAGGGCGAGGGCTCGGCGCAGCAAATCGCCAACGCCATCCGCCTGGCTGGCGAAAGACGCGAGGTGGAAGTGTTGATCGTCTGCCGCGGCGGGGGCAGCATCGAGGACTTGTGGTCGTTCAACGAGGAGGTGGTCGCCCGCGCCGTGGCCGACAGCCCCATCCCCACCGTCAGCGGCGTCGGCCACGAAACCGACTTCACCATTTGCGACTTCGTCGCCGACCGCCGCGCGCCGACACCCACTGCCGCCGCGGAACTGGTGTCGCCCAACCGCGAGCACTTGGCGATGCAGCTGGAACAGGCCAAGCGCACGCTGGAGCGTGCGCTGGGACGCTTGCTGACCGACAAAAGCCAGCGGCTTGATTTCCTCTCGCGCCGCCTGACCCACCCCGGCGCCAAGCTGCAGGCTCAGCGCGAGAAGCTGCAGGCGCTGGAAAGCCGGCTGCGGCAAAGGGTATACGCCGCCTTCGAACAAGGCCGCTGGCGTCTGCAACTGGCCAACACCAAACTCAGCCGCCATCTGCCCGACACCGCGGCGCACGCCCAGATGCTGCAAGCCCAGCAAAGCAGGCTGGAGCGCGCGCGCGACCGCCTGCTGGAGCGCCGCGGGCAACAACTGGCGCAACTCGCCGCCACCTTGACCGCCCTCAACCCAGAGGCCGTGCTGGCGCGCGGTTACGCCATCGTGCAAAAGCAAAACGGCCAAGCGGTGAAGAATCCCGCGGAATTGCTGAATCACGAAAAAGTGACGCTGCGCCTGGCGCAAGGCGATGCCGTGGCGCGCATTGAGCACCCCAGCGGCGCCCAGCCTGAACTGCCCTTCTAA
- a CDS encoding O-acetyl-ADP-ribose deacetylase has product MELRCLQGDITLLSVDAIVNAANNSLLGGGGVDGAIHRAAGPELLAACRVLGGCPTGEAKLTPGFNLPARFVIHTVGPVWQGGGQREAALLAACYRNSLALAARHQLASIAFPAISCGVYGYPLAEACALAVAEVRGWLASQPHALREVSFVAFDAAVLAAYRREVS; this is encoded by the coding sequence ATGGAGCTGCGCTGTTTGCAGGGCGATATCACCTTGTTGAGCGTCGATGCCATCGTCAATGCCGCCAATAACAGCCTGCTCGGCGGCGGCGGGGTGGATGGGGCGATACACCGGGCGGCGGGGCCGGAATTGTTGGCCGCGTGCCGGGTATTGGGCGGTTGTCCCACTGGCGAAGCCAAGCTGACGCCAGGCTTCAATCTGCCGGCGCGTTTTGTGATTCATACCGTGGGCCCGGTTTGGCAGGGCGGCGGCCAGAGAGAAGCTGCACTGCTGGCAGCCTGCTATCGCAACAGCCTGGCGCTGGCCGCCCGCCACCAGTTGGCAAGCATCGCTTTCCCCGCCATCAGTTGCGGCGTATACGGCTACCCCCTGGCAGAGGCTTGCGCGCTGGCGGTGGCGGAAGTGCGCGGCTGGTTGGCCAGCCAGCCGCATGCCTTGCGCGAGGTGAGCTTCGTCGCTTTCGATGCCGCGGTTTTGGCGGCCTATCGCCGGGAAGTCAGCTGA
- a CDS encoding ion transporter — translation MPTQENLIPLSGWRRKLYIVIYEADTRAGRLFDLALTIAILVSVACVMLESVASIRQRYGTLLTVLDWLFTILFTIEYALRLICVHKPLRYMKSFFGIIDLLSILPLYLGLFIPESRFLADIRILRLLRMFRILKLSRHLGEAAQLQKALLASRRKITVFLVTVILLVIVLGTLMYVIEGPEHGFTSIPISIYWAIVTLTTVGFGDITPKTPLGQALASLVMITGYGIIAVPTGIVSAEIARSVPDPMPDNRSATRLCPHCFTEGHDWDARFCKHCGGQLPRPSKGEVS, via the coding sequence ATGCCTACCCAGGAAAACCTCATTCCGCTGTCCGGCTGGCGCCGCAAGCTGTACATCGTCATTTACGAGGCGGACACCCGCGCCGGCCGCCTGTTCGACCTGGCACTGACCATCGCCATTCTGGTGTCCGTCGCCTGCGTGATGCTGGAAAGCGTGGCGTCCATCCGCCAGCGCTACGGCACGCTGCTGACCGTATTGGACTGGCTGTTCACCATTCTGTTCACCATCGAATACGCCCTGCGGCTGATCTGCGTGCACAAGCCGCTGCGCTATATGAAAAGCTTTTTCGGCATCATCGATCTGCTGTCCATCCTGCCGCTGTACCTGGGGTTGTTCATCCCGGAAAGCCGCTTTCTGGCCGACATCCGCATCCTGCGACTGCTCAGGATGTTCCGCATCCTCAAGCTCAGCCGCCACCTCGGCGAGGCCGCGCAACTGCAAAAAGCGCTGCTCGCCAGCCGCCGCAAGATCACCGTGTTCCTGGTCACCGTCATTCTGCTGGTGATCGTGCTGGGCACGCTGATGTATGTGATTGAAGGCCCCGAGCACGGTTTCACCAGCATTCCGATCAGCATCTACTGGGCCATCGTCACGCTGACCACAGTCGGCTTCGGCGACATCACCCCGAAAACGCCGCTGGGACAGGCGCTGGCCAGCCTGGTGATGATCACCGGCTACGGCATCATCGCGGTGCCCACCGGCATTGTCAGCGCGGAAATCGCCCGCAGCGTTCCCGACCCCATGCCCGACAACCGCTCCGCCACCCGCCTGTGCCCGCACTGCTTCACCGAAGGCCATGATTGGGATGCCCGCTTCTGCAAGCATTGCGGCGGACAACTGCCGCGGCCGTCCAAGGGCGAGGTCAGCTGA
- the cysK gene encoding cysteine synthase A, with product MRIANTITDLIGNTPLVKLNRVTEGAGATVVAKLEFFNPAHSVKDRIAVAMLDAAEKAGKIKPDTVIVEPTSGNTGIGLAMVCAARGYKLVITMPETMSKERRQLLKAYGAELILTPGPEGMGGAIAKAKALVEDYPETYFMPQQFENPANPEIHRNTTAEEVWNDTDGKVDIFVAGVGTGGTITGVGEVLKARKPGVQIVAVEPDASPVLSGGPKGPHPIQGIGAGFVPAILNTEVYDEIIRVKNEDALQTARDVATKEGVLVGISSGAAVWSAIQLAKRPENAGKLIVVVIPSFGERYLSTALFEHLA from the coding sequence ATGCGCATCGCCAACACCATCACCGATTTGATCGGCAACACCCCGCTGGTCAAACTCAATCGCGTCACCGAAGGTGCCGGCGCCACCGTGGTGGCCAAGCTGGAGTTCTTCAACCCGGCGCACAGCGTGAAGGACCGCATCGCGGTGGCGATGCTGGATGCGGCCGAAAAGGCCGGCAAGATCAAGCCGGACACGGTGATCGTGGAGCCGACCTCAGGCAATACCGGCATCGGCCTGGCTATGGTGTGCGCGGCGCGCGGCTACAAGCTGGTGATCACCATGCCGGAAACCATGAGCAAGGAACGCCGCCAGCTGCTGAAAGCTTACGGCGCCGAGCTGATCCTGACGCCGGGGCCGGAAGGCATGGGCGGAGCCATCGCCAAGGCCAAGGCGCTGGTGGAGGACTATCCGGAAACCTACTTCATGCCGCAGCAGTTCGAGAATCCGGCCAATCCGGAAATCCACCGCAACACCACGGCTGAAGAAGTGTGGAACGATACCGACGGCAAGGTGGATATCTTTGTGGCCGGCGTGGGCACCGGCGGCACCATCACCGGCGTGGGCGAAGTGCTGAAGGCGCGCAAGCCCGGCGTGCAGATTGTCGCGGTGGAGCCGGACGCGTCGCCGGTGCTGTCCGGCGGCCCCAAGGGTCCGCACCCCATCCAGGGCATAGGCGCGGGCTTTGTGCCGGCTATCCTGAATACCGAGGTTTACGACGAAATCATCCGCGTCAAAAATGAGGACGCGCTGCAAACTGCCCGCGATGTCGCCACCAAGGAAGGCGTGCTGGTGGGGATTTCCTCCGGCGCGGCGGTATGGTCGGCGATTCAGCTGGCCAAGCGCCCGGAAAACGCCGGCAAGCTGATCGTGGTGGTGATTCCGTCTTTCGGCGAGCGCTATCTGTCCACGGCGCTGTTCGAGCATCTGGCTTGA
- a CDS encoding YchJ family protein, whose translation MKSKKQANTACPCGGESLAACCGRYHHPDAPPAPTAQALMRARYSAFALGLEDYLLATWHPSTRPEKLDLEEDAGVVKWIGLEILRCEAGLEGDSEGAVEFVARWKVGGKAERMRETSRFVREDGRWYYLSGQLA comes from the coding sequence ATGAAGTCCAAGAAACAAGCGAATACCGCCTGCCCTTGCGGCGGCGAGAGCCTGGCCGCCTGCTGCGGCCGTTATCATCATCCCGACGCGCCGCCGGCGCCGACTGCCCAAGCCTTGATGCGCGCGCGCTACAGCGCCTTCGCGCTGGGGCTGGAAGACTATCTGCTGGCCACCTGGCACCCCTCCACCCGGCCGGAAAAGCTGGACCTGGAGGAAGATGCCGGGGTGGTGAAATGGATAGGCTTGGAAATTCTCCGTTGCGAAGCGGGGCTGGAAGGCGACAGCGAAGGCGCGGTGGAATTCGTCGCCCGCTGGAAAGTGGGCGGCAAGGCAGAGCGGATGCGCGAAACCAGCCGCTTTGTCCGCGAAGACGGGCGCTGGTATTACCTGTCCGGCCAGCTGGCCTGA
- a CDS encoding histone deacetylase family protein — protein MLTVYSDSHRLQHGKAELIDGTLKPCFETPSRADMVLAAVRERDVGDVIHPRRHGVEPILRVHDAAYVEFLQTAWQRWSAMGRDYDALPKMWQIRRLREAIPEHVEGQLCYYSMDCGTPLTAGTWEAITAAADCALTGADRLVGGERAVFALTRPPGHHAARDYCGGYCFFNNAAIAAQSLRDHGCRKVAVLDVDYHHGNGTQDIFYQRSDVLFLSIHGDPRTEYPFFLGFADEKGEGEGLGYNFNFPLAAGACVSTWFVALDCALEQIGRFGADALVVSLGVDTFRGDPISRFQLDSPDFVTLGARLAGLKLPTLFCLEGGYAVDPIGTNVANVLAGFEARG, from the coding sequence ATGCTCACCGTTTACTCCGATTCCCACCGTCTGCAGCATGGCAAGGCCGAGCTGATCGACGGCACCCTCAAGCCCTGCTTTGAAACCCCTTCGCGCGCCGATATGGTGCTGGCCGCCGTGCGCGAGCGCGATGTCGGCGATGTCATCCACCCGCGCCGTCATGGCGTGGAACCGATTTTGCGCGTCCATGACGCCGCTTATGTCGAGTTTCTGCAAACCGCTTGGCAGCGCTGGAGCGCCATGGGCCGCGACTACGACGCGCTGCCCAAGATGTGGCAGATCCGCCGCCTGCGCGAGGCCATTCCCGAGCATGTGGAAGGCCAGCTTTGCTATTACTCGATGGACTGCGGCACGCCGCTGACCGCCGGCACCTGGGAGGCGATCACCGCGGCCGCGGATTGCGCGCTGACCGGCGCGGACCGCTTGGTGGGCGGCGAGCGGGCGGTGTTCGCGCTGACCCGGCCGCCGGGCCACCACGCGGCGCGGGATTACTGCGGCGGCTATTGCTTCTTCAACAACGCCGCCATCGCCGCGCAGTCATTGCGCGACCACGGCTGCCGCAAGGTGGCGGTGCTGGATGTCGATTACCACCACGGCAACGGCACGCAAGATATCTTCTATCAGCGCTCCGATGTCTTGTTCCTGTCCATCCATGGCGATCCGCGCACCGAATACCCCTTCTTCCTGGGCTTTGCCGACGAAAAGGGCGAAGGCGAGGGGCTGGGCTACAACTTCAATTTCCCCCTGGCTGCGGGCGCTTGCGTCAGCACCTGGTTTGTCGCGCTCGATTGCGCGCTGGAGCAGATCGGCCGTTTCGGCGCTGATGCGCTGGTGGTGTCGCTGGGCGTGGACACCTTCCGCGGCGATCCCATTTCCCGCTTCCAACTGGATTCGCCCGACTTCGTCACCCTGGGCGCGCGGCTGGCGGGACTGAAGCTGCCTACGCTGTTTTGCCTGGAAGGGGGCTATGCCGTCGATCCAATCGGCACCAATGTGGCCAATGTTTTGGCCGGTTTCGAGGCGCGCGGCTAG
- a CDS encoding glutathione peroxidase, with product MSVYDFSFRRLDGGEQKMDAYQGKVMLLVNTASRCGFTPQYAGLEALHQRFAGQGLVVIGFPCNQFGQQEPGGSAEIGAFCQKNYGVDFAMADKIDVNGEAAAPLWRYLKQQKPGWLGQAIRWNFTKFLVDGQGRVVARFSPFTRPEKLAARIEALLRQK from the coding sequence ATGAGCGTTTACGATTTCAGCTTCCGCCGCCTGGATGGCGGCGAGCAAAAGATGGATGCCTATCAGGGCAAGGTGATGCTGCTGGTCAATACCGCCAGCCGCTGCGGCTTCACCCCGCAATACGCCGGCCTGGAGGCGCTGCACCAGCGCTTCGCCGGCCAGGGCCTGGTGGTGATAGGCTTTCCCTGCAACCAATTCGGCCAGCAGGAGCCGGGCGGCAGCGCCGAGATCGGCGCCTTCTGCCAGAAAAACTACGGCGTGGATTTCGCCATGGCCGACAAGATCGACGTCAACGGCGAGGCCGCCGCGCCGCTGTGGCGCTATCTGAAGCAGCAAAAACCAGGCTGGCTGGGGCAAGCCATACGCTGGAACTTCACCAAGTTTCTGGTGGATGGCCAGGGCCGCGTCGTCGCCCGCTTCTCGCCCTTCACCCGGCCGGAAAAACTGGCGGCGCGGATAGAGGCTTTGCTGAGGCAAAAATGA
- the dcd gene encoding dCTP deaminase gives MSIKSDKWIRRMAAEQGMIEPFEANQVKMAADGQKLISYGTSSYGYDIRCADEFKVFTNINSTIVDPKSFDPNSFVEVSGKGYCIIPPNSFALARTVEYFRIPRSVLTVCLGKSTYARCGIIVNVTPFEPEWEGYVTLEFSNTTPLPAKIYANEGVAQVLFFESDEVCDVSYKDRAGKYQGQVGVTLPRP, from the coding sequence ATGAGCATCAAATCGGACAAGTGGATCCGCCGGATGGCGGCCGAACAGGGCATGATCGAGCCGTTCGAGGCCAACCAAGTGAAAATGGCCGCCGACGGCCAGAAGCTGATTTCCTACGGCACCTCCAGCTATGGCTACGATATCCGCTGCGCCGACGAATTCAAGGTGTTCACCAATATCAACAGCACCATCGTCGATCCCAAGAGCTTCGACCCGAACTCCTTTGTGGAAGTGTCGGGCAAGGGCTACTGCATCATTCCGCCCAACAGCTTCGCGCTGGCGCGCACCGTGGAATATTTCCGCATTCCGCGCAGCGTGCTGACCGTCTGCCTGGGCAAATCCACCTACGCCCGCTGCGGCATCATCGTCAACGTCACGCCCTTCGAACCGGAATGGGAAGGCTATGTGACGCTGGAATTCTCCAACACCACGCCGCTGCCGGCCAAGATCTACGCCAACGAAGGCGTCGCCCAGGTGTTGTTCTTCGAGTCGGACGAAGTCTGCGATGTGTCCTATAAAGACCGCGCCGGCAAATACCAGGGCCAGGTTGGCGTCACCCTGCCCCGCCCCTGA
- a CDS encoding FeoA family protein, with protein sequence MLSLDRFPSGAAGVVDRLELADEAFRRVAAFGLVPGCRFHLRRAAPWGGPLLLEVGATRFLLRRSLARHIQVRAEA encoded by the coding sequence ATGCTGTCTCTGGATCGATTTCCTAGCGGCGCCGCCGGCGTCGTGGACCGGCTGGAATTGGCTGACGAGGCCTTTCGCCGCGTCGCCGCTTTCGGCTTGGTGCCGGGCTGCCGTTTTCATCTGCGCCGCGCCGCGCCATGGGGCGGCCCCTTGTTGCTGGAGGTGGGGGCCACCCGTTTCCTGCTGCGTCGCAGCCTGGCCCGCCATATCCAGGTGAGGGCCGAAGCATGA